Genomic DNA from Mus caroli chromosome 8, CAROLI_EIJ_v1.1, whole genome shotgun sequence:
TCTTAAAAGATTCCCTTTtcaatgcaataaaaaaaaatctcactgcaCTCTGCTTCTATACACTTCACAGAGGGCTGTTAAGGACATCGATAATGCAACGGCTAGTTAACGCATGGCTGACTTTGTGATAAATGGGTTGGACTACAATAACCATAGATGTGGTCAAACACTACCCTGTCTGTGTAAGTATTTTCTAAATGAGATTAACACTTTAGTAAAAAGATTGAACTAAGCAGCGTGCCTTACCTTCACCTCACCGCTGGGCCCCATCCAACCAGCTGAAGGTTTTATAAGACTGACCTTCGAGGAAGGGGTTTAGCAGACTAACTCCAGGTTCAAACCGCAGCTCTTCTGCAGCAGGGCTACCCTGCCAGTGCAGGAGTGTCAAAGTTTAACCAATCTCTGCCAGGATTTTTGATTTTCTATGTCCatgaaaggattttattttactaGAACTTAAATCATGGCCATGCAACTTGCTTGGTAAATATGAAGCAGAAGTGAGTGGCATCAAGTCTAAGCAAAAACACAAAAGCTAGGgaaggagtctttttttttttccttcttctatttttttggtttttcaagacagggtttctctatgtagccctggctgtcctggaactcactctatagaccaggctggccttgaactcagaaatccgcctgcctctgcctcccaagtgctgggattaaaggtgtgcaccaccactgcctggctagggaATAATTCTTAATACTCTCCCCCATGTTCACAGTAGAGTTTTACCTATTGGGTCCTGTAACACCAGAGTTGCTGGTTTTAAACCTTTAGGATTTGGAGACGGCCTCTAAGACGCCAGTCAGGAGGGGGCTGTTCTGCCCGGCCATTTACTCAGTACTACACAACAAATTCCtagcttttcctttttgttgtaaTTCCAATAGGGTTTCTGACAGAAACACTGAATAGTGTTTGGACTAACATATGCAGTTTGAGGTAATAAACCCAtttctctgaaattattttacaaaGGCTTTCACAAACCGAGTCCTCCTTTAAcccagtttgtgtgtgtatgtgtgtgtgtgtgtgtgagaccaggATCATTTCCATTAGAAGGCTTGGAATAAACAGAGCCCATGTGGACTTGACCAGTTTTGTAAAGTAGGCCTTGAAAACTGCTCTATCTCAATTGTTCAAATGTTAAATGATTCTATAAAGTTCTAAAATACGTTTACATTTCTGTCTGCCACAGACCTCAAACTACTACCAAGAAAATAAATCCTTCAATCCTTCAGATGACGGCATTCAAACTGGTGTGTGATAGTGTGGGGGCAAAGATAACATGAGAATTTAGTTAAGTCAGAAAATCTGGCTTTTGTTggatatataaaaatgtgtaaaaacaGGAAACCAACAGACCCATGAACAATGCATAGATGGGAAAGATCAGATCTCAAGGTTTTCCGGTTCCAAGTTTATCTGAAATTTTAAGGTATAAAATAGCTGAGACATCAAATGCATTTATGAACTATTTTCAAAATCCTGTCCCATCTAAAAAGACAGTGTCAGGTACTTTCTCCTATAAATAGCCAGACTTGCAACTGACTTCCTATCGTGCACAGGGGGTAGTGTCTCACTTACTCATTTAGGGTACCACATAGATCCTGCTCACAGCTGCCATTCAGTGGGCGCTGATCATCAACATCATTTCTTCCAACTCCCCTCCCTAGTTAGCTCCTCTAACTTTTCAAGAAAGcaagtgtggtggcttgaatgttTGGCCCAGAGAGTAGCACTTCTTTGGACATGTGTCATGTGTCGCTGAGGGCGTGGGCTTTagcttgtcctagctgcctggaagccagtcttctagtggcctgcagatgaagatgtagatctctcagctcctcccgcaccatgcctgcctggatgttgccatgttcctgccttgatgataatgagctgaacctctgaacctgtacgccagctctaattaaatgtggtccttataagagttgccttggtcgtggtgtctgctcacagcagtaacaACTAAGACAATAAGCAAGCATCACTTGAGGCTGACTCTTGCCCTATTACACAAGAGGTGCATCCTGTCCTTTAGGCAAGACTTTGTGGAGATCAATGGAAACACTCGTGACTGCTTGGCCAACTACAGTAGACAAGGCAGCAGCTCCTGGGATAAACCCCCTTGCTGGACATTCAGATCAGAGCACACCTAGCCTTGTACTCTCAGAAGCCAGCTGATTAGAACAGGTAGCTGCTGCGGAGCACAGCCACTTGAAGGTCATGAGGGAAAAACTGCAGTTGTCTTCTTTTCACCAATACTTTGTTTTGGGgcaggaaaaacaaataaaacttgaCAACCATAGATTGGCTCTGAGAACTCCAAGGTCACAGCATGGTTGAGATCTTCTCACACCAGGAACAAGCCAATACACTGGAGCACCATGTTCTCTTAAACCAAAGTCACTGTAAAGATGGGCATGTATGTTAATCTGCAGTGAGGGACAGACTGGCTCCTTGGCCTGGAATGCTGTCATCCAAGAGGCACTGTGAATATCAAAGACAGTTTTCCCACAGTGCTTATTTCTAATGAAGCCGACTGTAGCCTCCAGGGTGATGCGGCTCACACTTAAGTCGATGCTGCTGTTTCCAACCTTGAGGAAATCCCTTAAGCATTTGTTACTATCTGTCACATCATTAGGAACTCCTCGCATGCATTACATATGGCCTCAAACACGATGCTCAAGATGTGAACCCTGTCTGCAGGCTGAGGGGGAACATGGTTCAGACCACATGGCCGCCATCTGTATTTGTACTCGTCTACAGCTCTGTTTGGGATAAACACTTTTGAAGTAAGAATTGATTCAGTCTGCAAGATTAGCCAAGGAATAGCTCACAGACCAAAACAAAATGTGAAGGCAGATAGTCTGGAAAGCAAGCACAAGTTCTGTTTCCTGCTAGACATTCTGTTTTGTCACGGCCCAAGAGAAAGATGGTGGCAACTGTGGTTGGGGGCATAGGGACACGGAAAATGTATTTACTCAAGTGAAAAATTTTCACCCTACAACAATTGTCTTTGCTACCATCCAACTGAAAACCATTCACAGACCATGAGAAGACTAcagttaaaaaaaagtaattttaccATTTACAATTTGTTTCAGAATTCTATCACAAGAAGGTATGCACAGGGGACAGCATGTGCTGGTCCAGATGCATAATATGGTTATTACCATAAAAATGGCAGCATTTCCCAAAGTCCATCTTGATTAAAAGCGGTTCCATGGATGAAAACAATATTCTGCAGTAGAGCTATTAAGCTAGAAATGGCAAGAGGGAAATAAAGACCTGCATGCTGGAGGggaggtcagggaagaaatgagcAGAGCCGGGATGCTACAGACTGGTGGGAGATAACAGCAGAACTGCTTTCAGAGCAGCTGAGGGAATGAATGAAGGGATGCAGTAACCTGGCAGCCTCACACACTctaaaaaacaaatgagaacatgTGTGCTCCACTCTGAGAGAcatccattttctcctttaaggAAGCCATTTATAAAAGAGCAAATTGGTGATTTGTACTTACACACTGGTGCCTTTGCAAGCCCCTGTCAGGAAGTGATGAATTGCTGAAGCTTAGgataaagtgttttattttcagtgtgcACACCACCAAACCTTACTCCTCTTTCCTGAGTTATTAATTGTTTCTGATTACTATTTAAATTAGACAAATGCCATATATACACCTCTCCAGAAAGCACATCCTCCCTCCTTAGCTGTCCATCTGCTTCCACTTCCTTCAGCCAGGCAATTGCTCTAAAACTGTCCAATCTCCCGAGACAGGGATTCTGTTTAGATTGAAGGAGGGTAAGGAAAGCCCTAGCGTCCATGcaaccaaagcacccacacataGTCTACTGACAGCACAAGCCCACTCAGCGGGAGTCACATGACCTGAAGGCCAAGAATACAACCCTTTCCCCAAGGCCACTTGCTAAAGCGAAAAGCAGGAGAAACTCTTTCCCAGCCGAAGCTCAGTGCCTGGAAACTGAGTCTAGGCACTCTGGGCTTGCACCACCTCAGCGATAGCTAGTTTCTCAGGAACAGTAGAGCTCCTCCCCTGGCTGGAGTAACCAGCCATTGCACCAAGACTCTCAACAGGGAGCAAGTTAACATGAAGAGTCTAACTGCACAGGAGGCTTCCAGGCAGTGTCTCACCTGACGTGGCTGACCTTTCCAATTCCTGACTCTACAGTTGCACTCCTTTGTGGAGATACCACCACTAACTAGGTGACTAAATCAACAGATGATTTTCTGACTTCTTGTCCCTTTATAGCCCAAGGCTGAAACCATATGACTTTCCATCTACCTGCTTTAAATGGTACGGATGGTGAGTAGAGAAAGAAACAACGGATGCCTCCAGAATGCTTGATCACAGGCTCTGGGATGTACCATTTAGTCAGCTGAATACGTAACCAAACAATGGAGTGACAGTGCAGGGATCTTAGGTAAAATAATCCTGGAGAAACAAACTGTTTTAGTTTTAGCATTCTGTACAGGCAGAAATGATAAAGACTGAGACATAAATGTGAAAAACTTAAGAGTCAATCTGTAATGCAATACCTCTATCTTATTCCAatgtaattaaacaaacaaacaaacaaacaaacaaacaaacaaccccccaccaACCACCATGAAAACAGGCCAACTAAGATGGTAAGAGAACCAAAACCACTTCATCTATCCATCTCTGAAGAGCAGTGCCTCCTGGTGTCTTCACATCCGCCTCTTCTGTGTACTTATGTACAGCACTGGAAAGACAAGAGAACGAGCAGTCACTCGAGGGGCACAGCATTGGTTCAGTTTTAAAGGTGCGCGTGGGTCCTGGCCTGCGCCTCGAACACTTTAAAAGACTGTTTCTACCATGCAGCGAAGGTCACTATAAAACAAGCTTTGTGTCTAGACCGGGCTTGGACATCTTACCTGATTATAACTAGTCTTATCTATGCATATTACTGACTTTGCAAATTATGACTGGGAATTAGAAAAGTGAAAGTGCCAAAAATGTAAGAATGATTTGTAAACAGCTATATCACAAGTTTTGAAAAGGGCGAATCAGCCAAATCTTTTAGGTTAGGTCTCACATTCAGAATGACCAGCACATGTGTTCAGAGAGACGATGGCTCATCACTTAAGAGCAGATGTAACTTACAGATGTTACAGAGCAACAGGGCTGGGTCCCCAATTCCTACAAAGCAGTTCACAACCAACTGTAAATCTAGTTCCAAGGAGTCCAGTGACCTTGTGTGGCCTCCTCAactaccaggcacacatatgatgtacttacagacatgcagacaaacactcatacacatgaaaaaaatgtaaaagaaagaaatggcattattttcatttatctccCCAGTTTACTCTGTAAATTGGTTTACTCTGATAATTttccataggaggaaaaaaatgagaagacatTTTTAAGAAAGCAAAGTCCTTATTCTGAGATTAGTATAAACCTTTGGTCTCATCCAACATGTATTTTCGCCAGTCATTCTTAGCACAGTGGAATGTGTGCTGCATAGAGATAGGACAAAAGGGGCCACTGGTCAGGCTGTCACCTAAGGTGtaccctccctctcccatcccacATATCTTCAGATACTGACAAGCTCGTTCAAAGTGAACAGTAGATGTTTCCTCAAAGAGTCCAGCACAGACTTCAATCAAGTGACCTAGGATCCTCTTTAAGACCCAACTACAAATAGGGAATAATGACACCTGTTACTGAGGATGGCAGTGAAGTGTAGGAGCCATCAGAATAGGAGGAAAGCACTGCCTGGGAAACGAGACAGGCTAGGTGGATGTCAATGTAGGAATGGCTCCTGCTATGGGGGCTACTTAAGAGCATAACATTTCCAAGCAAAAGGAGGAGGGCAAGTAAGAATAACATGAAATAGAAGAAATTCTACTGAACTGCAAGCAAGGTATGTCTAAAAAGTCAGGATATTTAATTCCTAATGAGACCTAACTTTTAAGGCTTTTAAGAAGAGAACTTGAGAGCCACGCCTTCTGTCCTACTTCTGACACACAGAAAGGTACAAAGCTCCACAAAAGGCACCTAAGTCTTGAATAGAAAAAGGACAAAGGACAGGCTAAATGTCAAGGGCGTTCGTGTGGCACAGGATGGCTTCCACTCCCAGACAGCACTGCGAGAGTACAGTATGTGGTTGTGTAAGGTAATGGGCCTGATTAGTAAACAAATACCCCTCAGCAACTGAGAAAGAGAATTTCTAGTTCCAAACCTCCATGGAAAATTCTCTTTCCACTCACAAACAGACCTGGTTTATACTAAAGACCTAAAATATAAgtacaacaaacaagcaaaagtaaAGAGAACCTTAACACTTAGACCCAGCAGCTCTCTATTATACGCAGGAACGGCCTATTCTGAACACTCAATGGAAGGGAAGCTCTTACCATTGTTTCCTCGGATGAACGCATCTCCGTACTTATTCTTCAGCTGTCCATTTACATACTCCTCTGTCTGTTCCAGGGCTATATTCATGTAGCCATCCAGGCAGGCCAGGACCCCTAAAAGTAAGACAGAATTCAAAATTACAGGCTATATTTTAGAACTGACAATCACTTTATTCATTAGCCTTCagacacataatataaaaattcacactgtaaaCAAAACTCAATAGACTCAAACACAAAAGGCGCCTGCCTTTCCTCGGTGCCCCCGTGAATGAAGGCTGGGCGGGCAGAGCATGAGAGGAGCCGTGCATCCACCACAAGACAGGCAGCCAACTGTCACTCCCTCCTGGGACGTGTGCTCACCACAGCAACTTTGAAAGCCTTCACAAAAGTATAAGCATTAGAATATTCCAACCAAAATGCCCTTCTATGGGAGCCAGGGACAGACATGGCAACTATGCAGGGACAAATGAGCCTCCATCGAGGTGACATTTGTTACTTTAGCCACTCGCTCGCTCGGTGAAATACGGATCTGGCAGATTTATCTCAGTCTTTCACAACATCTACTGCAGCAGATGAATGGACCCAGGGTGAAGAGGAAGTCTCCACAATCTGTTAAGATAATAGACAGCAGGTGCTCCTGAAAGAACATCTCAGAGCTGTGGCTCTCAGCGAGGAGCAGCTTGGGAACAGAGAGCAACATATTGCATTACAACACACTGCATTCTGTTTTGTCAGAGTTggactatttttaaaatcaaaactaatAGAGAAAAACGGCTACAAACATGCCAGGGAGCTTTCAAGGAAAACAGCTCGGGAGGATTGTTACTCGTGTTAAGATGGCATGAATTTCTAAAATCTGACCACAAGATTTTTTCAAAAGACGAAACTCGTAAGCGTCTGATTCTCAGTCTCTAAGCAAAACtggtttttaaaacagaataaaaacacgCTACAGCTTCAATTCAATTAACTAAGTCAGCAGTCCCATTTAAGATCTTAACTTCATTAATATGCTCCTTGCTCTCGGCTCTGCCCCCATTATCCTCTACACAGAGGTTTCTTttcaaaactctgtgtgtgtaatCTGAGCACAAGACATTAACCGAACAGAATTCTATGAGAAGGGGTAAACTTTCAAAGAATCAGACTGGACTGTCAACTATCAAGAACAATAACTTCCTAGCCAAAGAAAGCTTAAGACAGTTCCCCAGTTTGCTTCTTCTCTGCTGTGCTACACTGAAAGCATATTCAGAGACGAGTAGGAAACTTGCACTGCATGATATGGAATTAGACAACAGGGTCATTCAAACTGTAGCATCACTATTATTCACTGTTAGTGAGTTGGGACTGGGAGGGgacaagcagaaagaaaaagggcTTGAAGATAGCTGGCTATCGTACGacgaccctgactcaaaaagcaagtaaccaaacacacacaaaatattggCAACAGGCTATTTATGTCAAAAACTAAGACAAAAACAAGGTGATTTCCCCctctatgtttttaaagatttcattttactTGTTATGCTGTGTATGGGTGTAGGTACATGCACACGAGTAtaggtgtcctcagaggccagaggttggagctggagttccaggaggcTGGGAGCTGCCCAATGTGAGCACcaggaatagaacccaggtcctcttggaGAGCATTATGCACTCctaactgcagagccatttctctagccccttacCTTCTGGCAGTGCTGAGGGTGGAACCCTCCTACTAAAACTACTATACCTTGTGCTAGAACTTAGTGGgttactaaatatttattttcattttatatgtgcgAGTGTTTCCCCTGCATGTGCATTGTCTTGTGcctccagaggtcagaagaggcatcggatcccttggaactggagttagag
This window encodes:
- the Lsm6 gene encoding U6 snRNA-associated Sm-like protein LSm6, giving the protein MSLRKQTPSDFLKQIIGRPVVVKLNSGVDYRGVLACLDGYMNIALEQTEEYVNGQLKNKYGDAFIRGNNVLYISTQKRRM